Proteins from one Triticum aestivum cultivar Chinese Spring chromosome 7A, IWGSC CS RefSeq v2.1, whole genome shotgun sequence genomic window:
- the LOC123148742 gene encoding inositol polyphosphate multikinase IPK2 produces MRQDSLRRPAPHPPCNTSRNKSTRSVEAEENIQNKSHNTAISGPLCLLEKKISSFDALYIPVAASPTTPPAAPPRIVGIMSDLRAPEHQVAGHRAAPDKLGPLVDGAGLFYKPLQALDRGEQELAFYTAFSAHPDVPPRIRDAFFPRFHGTRLLPTAASPGESHPHLILDDILKGLAAPSVTDIKIGACTWPPRAPEPYVEKCLAKDRGSTSVLLGFRVSGVMVSDPSGAVWRPDRSELKGTDIPGVRRMLRRYVSSVGGEDCALAAAVYGGEGGVLAQLRELKAWFEVQTLFHFYSASVLLSYDANAVTAPGGAPRVKLVDFAHVVESEGVIDHNFLGGLCSLIKFIDDIVSSDKAPPVQS; encoded by the coding sequence ATGCGCCAGGATTCTTTGCGGAGGCCGGCACCGCACCCGCCGTGCAACACTTCAAGGAACAAGTCAACTCGCAGCGTAGAGGCAGAGGAAAACATACAAAACAAATCGCACAACACGGCGATTTCCGGCCCCCTTTGCCTCTTGGAGAAAAAGATTTCCAGCTTCGACGCCCTTTATATCCCCGTGGCGGCCTCCCCAACCACCCcacccgccgccccgccccgcatcGTCGGCATCATGTCCGATCTCCGCGccccggagcaccaggtcgccggCCACCGCGCGGCGCCCGACAAGCTCGGCCCGCTGGTCGACGGCGCCGGCCTCTTCTACAAGCCGCTGCAGGCCCTGGACCGCGGCGAGCAGGAGCTGGCCTTCTACACGGCCTTCTCCGCCCACCCCGACGTGCCGCCCCGCATCCGGGACGCCTTCTTCCCGCGCTTCCACGGCACGCGCCTCctccccaccgccgcctcccccggCGAGTCCCACCCgcacctcatcctcgacgacatccTCAAGGGCCTCGCCGCGCCCTCCGTCACCGACATCAAGATCGGCGCCTGCACGTGGCCCCCGCGCGCGCCGGAGCCCTACGTCGAGAAGTGCCTCGCCAAGGACCGCGGCTCCACCAGCGTCCTCCTCGGCTTCCGCGTGTCCGGGGTCATGGTCTCCGACCCCAGCGGCGCCGTCTGGCGGCCCGACAGGTCGGAGCTCAAGGGGACCGACATCCCCGGCGTCCGCCGCATGCTCCGGCGCTACGTGTCGTCGGTCGGCGGCGAGGACTGCGCGCTGGCCGCGGCCGTGTACGGGGGCGAGGGCGGGGTCCTGGCGCAGCTGCGCGAGCTCAAGGCGTGGTTCGAGGTGCAGACGCTGTTCCACTTCTACTCGGCGTCGGTGCTGCTGAGCTACGACGCCAACGCGGTGACCGCGCCCGGCGGCGCGCCGAGGGTCAAGCTGGTGGACTTCGCGCATGTGGTGGAGAGCGAGGGGGTGATCGACCACAACTTCTTGGGCGGCCTCTGCTCCCTCATCAAGTTCATAGACGACATTGTCTCTTCTGACAAGGCGCCTCCGGTTCAGTCTTGA